A genomic segment from Rattus rattus isolate New Zealand unplaced genomic scaffold, Rrattus_CSIRO_v1 PGA_scaffold_65, whole genome shotgun sequence encodes:
- the LOC116889728 gene encoding elongation factor P-like, whose protein sequence is MRGGIVKCKVKNIRTKSITIEDFSGQKFEKAVIEKIDAIYSYTEGGIIHFLNAEDYSDISINAEDFSSELKYLEDGAEVKLSVWSEEVLFINLPELVSLAIESFEDEGAPSEMKKAITSTGLMVLVPKFCNVGDRINVSTSDGKYRSR, encoded by the coding sequence ATGAGGGGGGGAATAGTTAAGTGCAAAGTAAAAAACATAAGAACTAAATCCATCACCATAGAGGACTTTTCGGGTCAGAAGTTCGAGAAGGCCGTTATAGAGAAGATTGATGCCATCTATTCCTATACGGAGGGAGGAATAATACATTTCTTGAATGCTGAAGATTATTCGGACATATCTATTAATGCCGAAGACTTTAGTAGTGAGCTAAAGTATCTAGAAGATGGTGCTGAAGTAAAGCTGAGTGTATGGTCTGAAGAGGTGTTGTTTATAAATCTTCCTGAATTGGTTTCGTTGGCCATAGAGAGCTTCGAGGACGAGGGAGCTCCATCCGAAATGAAGAAGGCAATAACTAGCACGGGACTAATGGTTCTTGTTCCTAAGTTCTGCAATGTCGGAGATCGAATAAACGTATCCACCTCGGATGGCAAATATAGATCGCGTTAA